From one Nitrospinota bacterium genomic stretch:
- a CDS encoding cyclic nucleotide-binding domain-containing protein, giving the protein MGLHKQVPKTKLHLIKVLDGIPFFDIFDPEEKKEFASSDNYVLDCDPGSVIIEQGDLDFSTYILLKGEVFLTNNKNPDLMIATLKPGAVFGEISFMNRKARPTNVIAKDKASILRLNGELFSKLKSPTQIKLKDQYIELLVSRIAEVNNSLLFLKGELNRVNNASDQFRDDFHKIIKSGARLEGVYENITETIDKLAR; this is encoded by the coding sequence ATGGGTCTGCACAAACAGGTTCCAAAGACTAAATTACATTTAATTAAGGTGTTAGATGGAATTCCATTCTTTGATATATTTGATCCAGAGGAAAAAAAAGAGTTTGCCTCTTCCGATAATTACGTCCTCGATTGCGATCCTGGCAGCGTCATCATTGAGCAGGGAGATTTGGATTTTTCCACTTACATTCTTCTCAAGGGAGAGGTTTTTTTGACAAATAATAAGAACCCCGACCTGATGATTGCCACTCTGAAACCGGGGGCGGTTTTTGGAGAAATTTCCTTCATGAACAGGAAGGCCCGTCCCACCAATGTCATCGCCAAGGACAAAGCCAGTATTCTCCGGTTAAATGGGGAGTTGTTCAGCAAACTGAAAAGTCCCACTCAAATCAAGCTCAAAGACCAATACATCGAACTGCTGGTGAGCCGGATCGCAGAAGTTAATAATTCCCTGTTGTTTTTGAAGGGGGAGTTGAACCGGGTCAACAATGCAAGTGATCAATTCCGCGATGATTTTCATAAGATCATCAAAAGCGGCGCCCGCCTCGAAGGCGTTTATGAAAACATCACCGAAACTATCGATAAATTAGCCCGCTGA
- a CDS encoding septal ring lytic transglycosylase RlpA family protein, which yields MGKGTVNGTLWAVTGVYKFTKGTTKLVYKVGEFSFNVAKAPLSWELTNPEIEEIDGLPVKEAIRQGRVKNSPYTVKGKRYHPMTVASAQNYEQEGVASWYGQETLRQKDGHMTANGEAFNPNGLSAAHKLLPLPTNVMVTNLDNGSSVIVRVNDRGPFPSIHNARSGDRIIDLSAAAAKKLGFYKNGTARVRVQAIDLVETG from the coding sequence GTGGGTAAAGGAACCGTCAATGGAACCCTGTGGGCGGTGACCGGGGTCTATAAATTTACCAAGGGGACGACGAAGCTGGTTTATAAGGTAGGCGAATTTTCCTTCAATGTGGCCAAAGCCCCGCTCAGTTGGGAATTGACGAATCCTGAAATCGAAGAAATCGACGGTCTGCCGGTGAAGGAGGCGATTCGGCAAGGGAGGGTGAAGAACTCTCCTTATACGGTGAAGGGAAAAAGATATCATCCCATGACCGTTGCCAGCGCCCAGAATTATGAGCAGGAGGGCGTCGCCTCCTGGTATGGGCAAGAAACCCTCCGTCAAAAAGACGGCCACATGACAGCCAATGGCGAAGCCTTCAATCCGAATGGCTTGTCCGCCGCCCATAAACTGTTGCCGCTTCCCACCAACGTGATGGTGACCAATTTGGATAACGGGAGTTCCGTTATCGTGAGGGTGAACGACCGGGGGCCTTTTCCCAGTATCCACAATGCCCGATCAGGCGATCGAATCATCGACCTCAGCGCCGCCGCCGCAAAAAAACTGGGTTTTTACAAAAATGGCACGGCGCGCGTCCGCGTGCAGGCTATAGACCTTGTAGAGACGGGGTAA
- a CDS encoding (2Fe-2S) ferredoxin domain-containing protein has protein sequence MSRFQKHIFICNNQRKTDDPRGCCASRGSLDLLDYAKGRVQEMGLKGKVRINKAGCLDACQYGPALVVYPDDVWYSPQTQEDMEEILREHVQNDRIVERLVIPFKKKVN, from the coding sequence ATGTCACGATTTCAAAAACACATCTTCATCTGCAACAACCAAAGAAAAACCGATGACCCCAGAGGCTGTTGTGCCTCACGCGGCTCCCTCGATTTACTGGACTACGCCAAAGGCCGGGTGCAGGAAATGGGGCTGAAAGGCAAAGTCCGCATCAACAAAGCCGGATGCCTGGACGCCTGTCAATACGGACCCGCTCTGGTCGTTTACCCCGACGACGTCTGGTATTCGCCCCAAACCCAAGAAGACATGGAAGAGATCCTTCGGGAACACGTTCAAAACGATCGCATCGTCGAGCGGCTGGTCATTCCATTTAAGAAAAAGGTCAACTGA
- a CDS encoding SPASM domain-containing protein, whose amino-acid sequence MNIILNSYCNLKCNYCFADEYMEEAVHTPDKSMDYDFYINDVLPRVKNATLINFMGGEPTLHPRFTDILSSTLDNMMPFSFLGIFTNGIMPDKAFDLLLKTVGKGGSIDRQVHFSVLLNWQTMENTTEKNHRRCREVAEAILSKDGYSLMFSLNLYSIKQDLYKQCQEIDDIYQNLGLPPGQKYKIRVSPAFPIVGEQGNITLPIRDYPKMGRLMIELLKDFPQMCFRFDCSFPPCFLDEIQEEETSLVERFFYHGSQPVPAMKDWDKDFYFGCADDSPMDIDPKGDCFNCFPFHNFKMGNVKDFKQVNELAVTKMHTKFLSHVFEDTTPKEPCKTCPHYMVRCSSGCFAYNFT is encoded by the coding sequence ATGAATATTATTCTGAATAGTTATTGCAATTTAAAATGCAACTATTGCTTTGCCGATGAATACATGGAAGAGGCCGTGCACACCCCGGACAAGTCCATGGATTATGATTTTTATATAAATGATGTTTTGCCGCGAGTTAAAAACGCCACGCTGATCAATTTCATGGGTGGGGAACCTACGCTGCATCCTCGCTTCACCGATATACTATCCAGCACGTTGGATAATATGATGCCCTTTTCATTTCTTGGCATCTTTACCAATGGCATCATGCCCGATAAAGCCTTCGACCTTTTGCTCAAGACCGTGGGCAAGGGAGGAAGTATCGACCGCCAGGTCCATTTCTCCGTCCTTCTGAACTGGCAAACGATGGAAAACACCACTGAAAAGAACCATCGCCGTTGCCGTGAAGTGGCCGAAGCCATATTGAGCAAGGACGGCTACAGCCTCATGTTCAGCCTGAATCTGTATTCGATCAAACAGGACCTGTACAAACAGTGCCAGGAAATCGACGATATTTATCAGAACCTGGGGTTGCCGCCGGGACAGAAGTATAAAATCCGCGTCAGTCCGGCGTTCCCCATTGTCGGAGAGCAGGGCAATATCACCCTGCCGATTCGCGATTATCCCAAAATGGGTCGCTTGATGATAGAGCTTCTTAAAGATTTTCCGCAGATGTGTTTCCGCTTCGACTGCTCCTTCCCGCCTTGCTTCTTAGATGAGATTCAGGAAGAGGAGACCTCTCTCGTGGAGCGATTTTTTTATCATGGAAGTCAGCCGGTTCCGGCGATGAAGGACTGGGACAAGGATTTTTATTTTGGTTGTGCCGACGACAGCCCGATGGACATCGATCCGAAAGGCGATTGTTTCAATTGTTTCCCCTTCCATAATTTTAAAATGGGAAATGTGAAAGATTTCAAACAAGTCAACGAACTTGCCGTCACCAAAATGCACACCAAATTCCTCAGCCACGTTTTTGAGGACACCACGCCTAAAGAACCCTGTAAAACCTGCCCTCATTATATGGTGCGCTGTTCCAGCGGATGCTTTGCCTACAATTTCACTTGA
- a CDS encoding glycine zipper family protein yields MRKTTISIIFILAVVFSGCAYHSGWTPTVDPYGDPNVANIQRDQIECQTLARHASGNPVQEVGKGALVGGATGAAAGAAIGAVVGSPGPGAAIGAAAGGVGGMVSQGVGADEQYKQAFINCMRNRGHNVI; encoded by the coding sequence ATGAGAAAAACAACGATATCTATTATCTTTATTTTAGCGGTGGTGTTTTCCGGTTGTGCTTATCATTCAGGTTGGACACCTACCGTGGACCCCTATGGCGATCCTAATGTCGCGAACATTCAGAGGGACCAAATAGAGTGTCAAACATTGGCTAGACATGCATCGGGAAACCCTGTTCAAGAAGTTGGAAAAGGTGCTTTGGTCGGTGGAGCCACGGGTGCGGCGGCAGGTGCGGCAATCGGTGCCGTCGTGGGTTCTCCTGGTCCGGGTGCTGCGATTGGAGCGGCGGCAGGTGGCGTCGGTGGCATGGTAAGTCAGGGAGTTGGGGCTGATGAGCAATACAAACAGGCTTTTATTAATTGTATGCGTAACCGTGGTCACAACGTCATTTGA